The Pseudomonadota bacterium genome includes the window CGAGCCAACGGAGGAGACCAACTGCCCGGTCCAGATGGTGAGGAAGGGGCGCATGCTGGTTGGCGCTTTCAGGGCACGGTGCATGACGCCATCCGCCGGCTCGGGTTGATTAGTCATCCAGCGCACCCGCTTTCAGGGCCGAGTTGCTCTGGCTGGCGTCCAGGCTTTGCTGGTCGCGGCCTTCCTCGATGCTCATCACTGATTTGGACAGGAAGCCGAAAACACCGGCCAGGGCACAGATCAGGCCGCCGAGGATGTACCAGGTTTGGATGCCAAAGATTTCAGAGAGGGGGCCGGCGATGACTAAGCCCAACGGGGAGATGGCCGTGGCGGCGGTGAAGACCAGGGTGAAGACGCGGCCCTGCATGTCCGGGTCCACGGTGGCCTGGAGGATGGCGCCCAGCGAGCCATTGACGATGGGCTGCATCAAGCCGCCGACCAGCATGGCTCCGACGGCGACGGGGAAGGCGTTGGCAGGGGCGAAACCCATGACCAGCATCCCAGCCCCCATACCGATCAGGCCGGCCATGGCGGTCACCACGCGCCGCTGGAAACCGCCCCAGACGCTGAGGGCCAGGCCACCGACCACCACGCCGATGCCCGAGGCGGACTGCAACCAGGCCAGCTCCTGGGCGCCGCCGCCAAAGTGGTTGGTGACATAGAGCGGGGAGAGCGAGGAGGCTGGTGTAAGCAGGAAGTTGATCAGGGTGGCCATGAGCAGCACGATCAGCAGACCGCGCCAGGTGGCCACGTAGCTGAGGCCGGCGCGAATGTCTTGCCAGACGGAGGTGGGGCCTTCGTCCTCCGTGGTGGTGCGCTCCGGCTGGGGGATGGCGACGAGGAAGAGCGAG containing:
- a CDS encoding MFS transporter, encoding MATQFSEVDNPRWKRPFFTIWIGQAVSLLGSQLVQFALVWYLTRETGSAVVLTTATLVAMLPQVILGPIAGSMVDRGNRRRFMILADGSIALLTLGLAALFATGLIQIWHIYVVIFLRSLAGGFHGPAFIASTSLMVPKEQLSRIQGLKQMLNGGLGIFAAPMGALLLELLPMQGILAIDVVTALFAVGSLFLVAIPQPERTTTEDEGPTSVWQDIRAGLSYVATWRGLLIVLLMATLINFLLTPASSLSPLYVTNHFGGGAQELAWLQSASGIGVVVGGLALSVWGGFQRRVVTAMAGLIGMGAGMLVMGFAPANAFPVAVGAMLVGGLMQPIVNGSLGAILQATVDPDMQGRVFTLVFTAATAISPLGLVIAGPLSEIFGIQTWYILGGLICALAGVFGFLSKSVMSIEEGRDQQSLDASQSNSALKAGALDD